A window of the Bacteriovorax sp. PP10 genome harbors these coding sequences:
- a CDS encoding deoxycytidylate deaminase, whose protein sequence is MIDYTDPKINFVPTKSALSWDEYFMLQAMIAAFKSKDPATKVGSVFVDKNNHQITMGYNGFVAGIDESKVPWGKDPSAPLEFQKYGYVVHSEANAILHASRSLEGSRAYVTLFPCNECAKLIASSKVKEVIYLSDKHHSTESNRIAKRIFELSGVTYRKLDFPPNALHKLTEHLQNLLGDI, encoded by the coding sequence ATGATTGATTATACCGACCCAAAAATTAACTTTGTACCTACGAAATCTGCGCTTTCATGGGATGAATACTTCATGCTGCAAGCTATGATTGCTGCTTTCAAATCTAAAGATCCGGCCACGAAAGTGGGCTCAGTCTTTGTTGATAAAAATAATCACCAAATCACTATGGGCTACAATGGGTTCGTCGCTGGTATCGATGAATCAAAAGTTCCCTGGGGAAAAGACCCTTCTGCTCCATTAGAATTCCAAAAATATGGTTACGTTGTGCACAGTGAGGCAAATGCAATTTTGCACGCAAGCAGATCTCTTGAAGGCTCTCGCGCTTACGTCACACTTTTTCCATGTAATGAATGTGCGAAACTAATCGCCTCTTCAAAAGTAAAAGAAGTTATTTATCTTTCTGATAAGCATCATTCGACTGAATCAAATAGAATCGCTAAAAGAATCTTTGAATTGTCAGGGGTTACTTACAGGAAACTGGATTTTCCTCCTAATGCTCTTCATAAACTTACAGAGCATCTGCAAAACCTTCTGGGTGATATTTAG
- a CDS encoding tail fiber domain-containing protein, translated as MTGNVGIGTATPSQKLDVNGNIQIGVNSATSSSILLSPSVTAQGYIRLTSDANANYLQSGLDSTAGSTKDLRFSPNLTATPWMAIQGTSGNVGIGISNPSASLQVNKTSPTGTISSTATAVTGVGTNFTSSFSVGDQILAGGQAKSITAIADATNMTLSASFTSDLVAGTTYARVGAILNSGNVGIGTTAPQEKLVVNGNIQVVNGNLMIARSSAANRYLDFGQFSYMYSRNLGADNINADSYGLVMSNGATMTDQTTNTFTNSNPWFQPTKLEMRKGNFSFDWRASAGGVTETWTEAGWTNRLYINGSSGKIGIGSITPQTKLDVNGAIRVGVDATACSAAIAGAMRFNTPNVEFCNGTSWAPFGTSGATVASAQITDGTIVDADINAAANITATKLGTGVVDNTELSYIDGVTSSIQTQLNAKQALDATLTSLAAFNTNGILVQTAADTFTGRTIAGTANRLTVTNGDGIAGNPTIDIPTALLPSPVVGDVGKFLKATAANTSVWTAFGSSDVTTALGFTPVNKAGDSLTTGTFTLSGAAVLRTLDPIAATDVANKQYVDSYGQWTKNGSDIYRASGNVGIGTTTPSSGLEVVNTTIGSGRGVYSTQINTGQHGALFVGKKAEGTPGAPLAISSTDFLVALISQGYNGSAFSGNYINVAGVATEGWTPTANGMATVLYSNANGTAAGLERMRIDQSGNVGIGTTTPTYLMDLYATSPTMRIRSVSNDAVGPTLKLTEDLSENGGYIRYQASTNTLDLGVINTAVEINALSIVRASGNVGVGTTAASEKLEIAGNVKATSYLYTSDRRLKTNIVTIEDSLEKILSLRGVEFDWKKSGDHEIGLIAQEVEEVEPNLVTTSAVDGMKAVKYGNIVALLIEAIKAEHQILEDNKKTFALMQSGLKKLDQRTSKLEREVASLKEENAELKIELDKIKKYLKIK; from the coding sequence TTGACTGGAAATGTAGGAATCGGGACGGCGACACCAAGTCAAAAGTTAGATGTTAATGGGAATATTCAAATCGGAGTAAACTCTGCAACTTCATCAAGCATTTTACTTTCGCCAAGTGTAACAGCACAGGGATACATTAGACTGACTTCAGATGCAAATGCAAATTACCTACAATCAGGTCTTGATAGCACGGCGGGAAGTACAAAGGATTTACGATTTAGTCCAAATTTGACAGCGACACCTTGGATGGCAATTCAAGGGACCAGCGGTAATGTTGGGATCGGAATATCTAATCCATCAGCTTCATTACAAGTTAATAAAACTTCACCGACGGGAACTATTAGCTCAACTGCGACGGCGGTCACTGGAGTTGGTACCAACTTTACTTCATCATTTTCTGTGGGTGATCAAATCCTAGCAGGTGGGCAAGCGAAGTCGATAACGGCCATCGCTGATGCTACAAATATGACTCTGAGTGCTTCGTTTACATCAGACCTGGTTGCAGGAACGACTTATGCGAGAGTTGGGGCCATTTTAAATTCCGGGAATGTTGGTATCGGAACAACAGCTCCTCAGGAAAAATTAGTAGTCAATGGAAACATACAAGTAGTGAACGGAAATTTAATGATAGCGAGAAGTTCGGCAGCAAACCGTTATCTTGATTTTGGACAGTTTTCGTACATGTATTCAAGAAATTTAGGTGCCGATAACATCAATGCTGATAGTTATGGGCTCGTCATGTCTAACGGCGCTACGATGACTGATCAAACAACGAATACTTTCACTAATTCAAATCCTTGGTTTCAACCAACCAAATTAGAAATGAGAAAAGGAAATTTTTCATTTGATTGGAGGGCCAGTGCAGGTGGTGTCACTGAAACCTGGACTGAGGCCGGATGGACGAACCGTCTTTATATCAATGGCTCTAGCGGTAAGATCGGAATTGGATCAATAACTCCTCAAACTAAACTCGATGTTAACGGAGCGATTCGTGTCGGAGTAGATGCTACAGCATGTTCAGCGGCGATCGCTGGAGCGATGAGATTTAATACTCCGAACGTTGAATTTTGTAATGGAACTTCATGGGCACCATTTGGTACAAGTGGAGCAACTGTTGCTTCAGCACAAATTACAGATGGAACAATTGTCGATGCAGATATAAATGCAGCGGCCAATATTACAGCAACTAAACTTGGAACTGGTGTTGTTGATAATACAGAACTTAGTTATATCGATGGTGTGACATCTTCAATTCAAACACAATTGAATGCAAAACAAGCATTAGATGCAACATTGACTTCACTAGCTGCTTTTAATACGAATGGTATTTTAGTTCAAACAGCAGCGGATACATTTACGGGAAGAACGATTGCAGGAACAGCTAACAGATTGACTGTTACCAATGGTGATGGAATTGCAGGCAATCCAACGATAGATATTCCAACGGCATTGTTGCCTTCACCGGTTGTTGGTGATGTCGGAAAATTTTTAAAAGCGACAGCGGCCAACACATCGGTGTGGACTGCGTTTGGTTCATCAGATGTCACAACAGCATTAGGTTTTACTCCAGTTAATAAAGCAGGTGATTCACTAACAACCGGTACATTTACTTTGAGTGGAGCTGCTGTTTTAAGAACACTCGATCCAATTGCCGCAACAGATGTGGCCAACAAGCAATATGTCGATAGCTATGGGCAGTGGACAAAAAATGGAAGTGATATTTATCGAGCGAGTGGAAATGTAGGAATTGGGACAACGACTCCTAGCTCAGGTTTGGAAGTTGTGAATACGACCATTGGTTCTGGTCGAGGTGTATATAGCACACAGATAAATACTGGTCAGCACGGAGCTTTATTTGTTGGAAAGAAAGCAGAGGGGACACCAGGGGCTCCGTTGGCCATAAGTTCTACGGACTTTCTCGTTGCCTTGATATCACAAGGGTATAATGGCTCTGCCTTCAGCGGGAATTATATCAATGTGGCGGGAGTTGCGACTGAGGGGTGGACACCAACGGCCAATGGTATGGCAACCGTTCTCTACTCTAATGCGAATGGAACGGCGGCGGGTCTGGAGCGCATGCGTATCGATCAAAGCGGTAACGTCGGGATTGGTACGACAACACCTACTTATCTTATGGATCTCTATGCAACTAGTCCGACGATGCGAATTCGAAGTGTTTCAAACGATGCTGTCGGGCCAACACTTAAACTGACAGAAGATCTAAGTGAAAATGGCGGTTATATCCGTTATCAAGCGAGTACGAATACGCTGGATCTTGGTGTGATTAACACTGCTGTGGAAATCAATGCTCTTTCAATTGTTCGAGCAAGTGGTAACGTCGGTGTTGGGACGACTGCAGCTTCTGAAAAATTAGAAATTGCCGGTAACGTAAAGGCGACATCTTATCTTTATACTTCTGACCGTCGTTTAAAAACGAATATTGTAACAATTGAAGACTCACTGGAAAAAATTCTTTCTCTTCGCGGAGTTGAATTCGACTGGAAAAAATCGGGTGATCATGAAATCGGTTTAATCGCTCAGGAAGTAGAAGAAGTTGAACCTAATCTGGTGACGACTTCTGCTGTTGATGGAATGAAGGCCGTTAAGTACGGAAACATTGTTGCTCTTTTAATTGAGGCCATCAAAGCTGAACATCAAATCCTTGAAGACAACAAAAAGACCTTTGCTTTAATGCAATCTGGATTAAAGAAACTCGACCAAAGAACTTCGAAACTTGAAAGAGAGGTTGCATCTTTAAAAGAAGAAAATGCAGAACTCAAAATTGAGTTGGACAAAATTAAAAAATACCTGAAAATTAAATAA
- a CDS encoding fibrinogen-like YCDxxxxGGGW domain-containing protein, producing the protein MKKILFLLLYPATSFAIGTLNEGYMIVHGTSERINAHATCKKVANAHASRDYFIPTKTSPEWTSFVTNPPTSVTFSNCDATYRSCQDILRANPASTSGKYTIDPDGVGNGYAAFDTYCDMTTDGGGWTLVWSNTRGGTNKPNTNQTWYSATTTTPLCSQANGSGTTCATYLNNDKEQFNYFLGLDYWNRIAGQNSNMEVRYEWRPDYGQAIAQDSKWNIKRLSPSTLYFPKASNSIKTTGALTAGLFSTHMSAQYFTTTDLDNDLNGVINCGTSYSGAPLWYNSCWSGSINGGGENSGGGQYNGALYSGSSVAWGAADGTGAGNGWLYVREYEYPANCTEIKSKNPTAPDGLYTIDSDGAGGSAPQLVKCDMTTDGGGWTLVFNHNKTDGYFTNATQASSYNVGKPLSYRYSILSSLESMRSRKGNFTFKIDWPGYAPRNIWQQRTNPAVDQAIDGYIPLSIQASTNGWGGLERNCTVDCANAFMDGAVGVGTWYYGIGVYASWGAPGGLPSSNAVGGSGVSVNQTELWVRDDSFILNTPRDCQEILEYGQSIGDGLYWIDSDGVGGNASYQAYCDMTSDGGGWTLVFNHNIAGGYFANAADALSKNPATPSANHYSILNKLDEFKSNGLYIFKINWPGYNPRNIWAQTTNPTVDQAVGGYIPLSINATTNQWGGLERYCAVRCTTSLMEGSINHSDWFYSIGAFGAYGTPAGIPASDGVVASPAGAPQVQLWTRRSEGQFTKRSCKEILDAGLSTGSGFYLIDPDGVGGTYQPVRVYCDMVTSGGGWTRVAYSNGTVTAVTVPDDFFANTYRRDFIGLSTVTNNASSLNPEQFSKLTNTTDAMLVAAAYSATPIVETAIGLWDYDVAKCAGTLRHTSRTAGCAGQTSNDNFATSDMFNIALNAGAEGIVPYYRNHGASELCYNGKGNCSFEFYLR; encoded by the coding sequence ATGAAAAAAATATTGTTTCTATTGTTGTATCCGGCAACCTCTTTTGCCATAGGTACCCTCAATGAAGGGTATATGATCGTTCATGGCACGAGTGAAAGAATCAATGCCCATGCAACTTGTAAAAAAGTCGCTAATGCTCACGCTTCAAGAGATTATTTTATTCCGACTAAAACTTCACCTGAATGGACGAGTTTTGTAACGAATCCACCAACGAGTGTGACTTTTTCAAATTGTGATGCCACTTATCGCTCTTGTCAGGATATTTTGCGGGCCAACCCTGCTTCTACCTCGGGGAAATATACTATTGACCCGGATGGCGTAGGAAACGGTTATGCGGCCTTCGATACTTACTGTGATATGACAACTGATGGAGGAGGCTGGACTCTTGTCTGGTCTAACACTCGCGGTGGAACCAATAAACCAAATACCAATCAAACATGGTATTCAGCAACGACGACCACTCCATTATGTTCACAGGCCAATGGTTCTGGGACAACTTGTGCGACTTATTTAAACAACGACAAAGAACAGTTTAATTATTTTTTGGGACTTGATTATTGGAATAGAATTGCGGGACAAAATTCTAATATGGAAGTTCGTTATGAGTGGCGACCAGATTACGGACAGGCGATTGCTCAGGACTCAAAATGGAACATCAAAAGACTTTCTCCCTCAACGCTCTATTTTCCAAAAGCATCGAATTCTATTAAAACGACAGGTGCCCTGACAGCGGGACTTTTTTCGACACATATGAGCGCTCAATATTTTACAACAACTGATTTAGATAACGACCTCAATGGCGTCATAAATTGCGGGACCAGTTATTCTGGAGCACCTCTTTGGTACAATAGTTGTTGGTCTGGAAGTATTAATGGTGGTGGTGAAAATAGTGGTGGTGGACAATATAATGGGGCCCTTTATTCGGGATCATCTGTAGCATGGGGAGCGGCCGACGGTACTGGAGCAGGGAATGGCTGGCTCTATGTTCGCGAGTATGAATACCCTGCCAACTGTACTGAAATCAAATCGAAAAATCCTACAGCGCCTGATGGACTTTACACTATTGATTCAGATGGAGCAGGAGGTAGTGCTCCTCAATTAGTAAAATGCGATATGACCACTGATGGTGGTGGGTGGACTTTAGTTTTTAATCACAATAAGACCGATGGATATTTTACCAATGCTACGCAAGCTTCTTCATACAATGTCGGCAAACCACTCAGTTATCGTTATTCAATTTTATCATCACTCGAATCAATGCGTTCGAGAAAAGGAAATTTTACATTTAAAATAGACTGGCCAGGTTATGCTCCTAGAAATATCTGGCAACAAAGAACCAATCCAGCTGTCGATCAGGCAATTGATGGTTACATCCCTCTTTCAATTCAGGCATCAACAAATGGATGGGGAGGGCTTGAGCGCAATTGTACTGTCGACTGTGCTAACGCTTTTATGGATGGAGCAGTAGGTGTAGGAACTTGGTATTATGGAATTGGAGTTTATGCGTCCTGGGGAGCACCAGGAGGTCTTCCTTCTAGTAATGCGGTCGGTGGGAGTGGAGTTAGTGTTAACCAAACAGAACTTTGGGTTCGCGATGATAGTTTTATTCTCAATACACCTCGCGACTGCCAGGAGATTTTAGAATACGGGCAATCAATTGGTGATGGATTGTACTGGATCGATTCAGATGGAGTTGGTGGCAATGCTTCTTACCAAGCGTACTGTGATATGACTTCCGATGGTGGTGGATGGACTCTTGTTTTCAATCACAATATTGCCGGTGGATATTTTGCGAATGCGGCCGATGCTCTTTCAAAAAATCCTGCAACTCCATCTGCAAATCATTATTCAATTCTTAATAAGCTGGATGAGTTTAAATCAAACGGTCTTTATATTTTTAAAATCAATTGGCCTGGATATAATCCAAGAAATATTTGGGCGCAAACAACCAACCCAACTGTTGATCAGGCCGTTGGTGGTTACATTCCTCTTTCGATTAATGCTACCACTAATCAATGGGGAGGACTGGAGCGCTACTGTGCCGTACGTTGCACTACTTCTTTAATGGAAGGTTCTATTAATCACAGTGATTGGTTTTATTCGATCGGAGCCTTTGGAGCTTATGGGACGCCTGCTGGAATACCTGCTAGTGATGGCGTTGTTGCTTCACCTGCTGGAGCTCCACAGGTACAACTGTGGACTAGAAGAAGTGAAGGACAATTCACTAAGAGAAGTTGCAAAGAAATTTTAGATGCAGGCCTTTCAACTGGAAGTGGTTTTTATCTGATTGATCCAGATGGTGTTGGTGGAACTTATCAACCGGTTCGCGTTTACTGTGACATGGTAACATCCGGAGGAGGATGGACTCGCGTGGCCTACTCCAATGGAACTGTGACTGCGGTAACGGTGCCAGATGATTTTTTTGCCAATACATATAGAAGAGACTTTATAGGTCTAAGTACAGTTACTAATAATGCGTCTTCGTTAAATCCTGAACAATTTTCTAAGTTGACTAATACAACAGATGCAATGTTGGTAGCAGCAGCATACTCGGCCACACCAATTGTTGAAACGGCCATTGGTCTCTGGGATTATGACGTCGCAAAGTGTGCTGGAACCCTAAGACACACTTCGAGGACAGCTGGCTGTGCAGGACAGACCTCTAACGATAATTTTGCGACTTCTGACATGTTTAATATCGCTCTTAATGCTGGTGCCGAGGGGATAGTGCCTTACTATCGCAATCATGGTGCAAGCGAGCTTTGTTATAACGGTAAAGGTAATTGTAGTTTTGAATTTTATCTAAGATAG
- the uvrC gene encoding excinuclease ABC subunit UvrC, with the protein MDDSVKDNKPKATLVTVKMEDKAKLLPTKPGCYLMKNKDQQIIYVGKAKNLRSRVTSYFNSSSKNAKTEILVSHIVDFDFIMTTSDAESFVLENTLIKKHTPKYNIRLKDDKSYPYVVINHNEPFPRLEFIRRVKRGKGIEVFGPFVTGSNVWDIIRILTQSFCLRDCTLTEFRKRKEPCLLYQMHQCSAPCVGKIDASEYEKDMAFARDMFSGSGSKTLKELEHRMARAAENEEFEKAALIRDNMSKLGEFANNFKQENAEHNDEKNLDIVAYYQGENEVDISIYMMRNGVLLGHKNFNFSNLDIVEEVEDSVLNYLFQYYANTYDSLPQLIITQMTEESNGLLQAGIETLDKNIRVRAPQKKYESFLNLTRDHAFEQQRVRLLHEDSVYVGLNKLKDLLGLKERPVVLECYDVAVFQGSSPTASQIVFHDGKPDKKNYRYYHMEERPEGNNDFAMMRELIIRRSDNGSLPDVFIVDGGLGQVNIFKEALKELNIPIPVVGIAKSKNIRTKEGFRSEDIKKSEERLIIPGRSNPFFLNQNRSLFKIIVQMRDEAHRFSRKLHHKEETKRVFNKKVPRKKKDLTTGKERKKVEIELDPGPEE; encoded by the coding sequence GTGGACGATTCTGTAAAGGACAATAAGCCAAAAGCGACCCTGGTCACAGTGAAAATGGAGGATAAAGCTAAGCTTCTTCCGACTAAACCAGGTTGTTATTTGATGAAAAATAAGGACCAACAAATAATTTACGTTGGGAAGGCGAAAAACCTGCGTTCGCGCGTAACGTCTTATTTTAATTCTTCTTCTAAAAACGCTAAAACAGAAATCCTAGTGAGTCATATTGTCGATTTTGACTTCATCATGACGACGTCAGATGCGGAGAGTTTCGTTCTCGAAAACACGCTGATTAAGAAACACACACCCAAATATAACATCCGTTTAAAAGACGATAAATCGTATCCCTATGTGGTTATCAATCACAATGAACCTTTTCCGCGTTTAGAATTTATTAGAAGAGTGAAAAGAGGAAAAGGCATCGAAGTCTTCGGGCCATTTGTGACTGGAAGTAACGTCTGGGACATTATTCGAATTTTAACTCAGAGTTTTTGTCTTCGCGATTGCACTTTGACTGAATTTAGAAAAAGAAAAGAGCCTTGTCTGCTTTATCAAATGCATCAGTGTAGTGCTCCTTGTGTGGGGAAAATCGATGCTTCCGAATATGAAAAAGATATGGCGTTTGCTCGCGATATGTTTTCGGGAAGTGGAAGTAAAACGCTGAAGGAATTAGAACATCGTATGGCCCGCGCTGCTGAGAATGAAGAGTTTGAAAAAGCTGCTCTTATTCGCGATAACATGAGTAAGCTTGGTGAGTTTGCCAATAACTTCAAACAAGAAAACGCTGAACATAACGATGAAAAAAATCTTGATATCGTGGCCTATTATCAAGGTGAAAATGAAGTTGATATTTCTATCTACATGATGAGAAATGGTGTTTTACTAGGGCACAAAAATTTTAACTTTTCGAATCTTGATATTGTTGAAGAGGTTGAAGACTCAGTTTTAAATTATCTATTTCAATATTATGCCAACACATATGATTCACTTCCGCAGTTGATTATCACTCAGATGACTGAAGAGTCGAATGGGTTATTACAAGCGGGAATTGAGACTCTGGATAAAAATATTCGTGTACGTGCTCCTCAGAAAAAATATGAATCTTTCCTGAATTTAACTCGTGATCACGCTTTCGAGCAGCAGCGAGTTCGTTTGCTTCATGAAGACTCAGTGTATGTTGGGTTAAATAAATTAAAAGATTTGTTAGGATTGAAAGAGCGTCCGGTTGTGCTTGAGTGTTATGACGTTGCTGTTTTTCAAGGATCAAGTCCGACAGCTTCGCAAATTGTTTTTCACGATGGAAAACCTGATAAGAAAAACTATCGTTACTATCATATGGAAGAGCGCCCTGAAGGAAATAACGACTTTGCTATGATGAGAGAGTTGATCATCAGGCGTTCGGATAACGGAAGTTTGCCGGATGTCTTTATTGTCGATGGTGGTCTCGGGCAAGTGAATATTTTTAAAGAAGCATTGAAGGAATTAAATATTCCCATTCCTGTGGTGGGGATTGCGAAGTCGAAAAATATTCGCACGAAAGAAGGCTTTAGAAGTGAGGATATTAAGAAGTCTGAAGAACGACTGATTATTCCCGGAAGATCGAATCCATTTTTCTTAAATCAGAATAGATCATTGTTTAAGATTATTGTTCAGATGAGAGATGAGGCCCATAGATTTTCGAGAAAACTTCACCATAAAGAAGAAACGAAAAGGGTGTTTAATAAGAAAGTTCCTAGGAAGAAAAAAGATTTAACGACTGGGAAGGAAAGGAAGAAGGTTGAGATTGAATTAGATCCGGGACCTGAGGAATAA
- a CDS encoding uracil-DNA glycosylase family protein: MDQQFKKIIQKTKAWNQGTEPLAHTFEGALFKDSAWPFAFDESVTTESAMKQTIAPTTAPVASPAKTAMKVEPKVALKADALSLVLFVGDSYVEASGEDLLGKMIVAMKLRPGEFNRVPFNEKLEDVNDLAKNLTEPSAETIELLEQIKKFKPNIVVSLGATVTNILLGKREKLSGIHGQFFDKTLTLNNESYTYQVMPIFHPDFLIINPNMKRTAWIDLQKVMERVGKI, translated from the coding sequence ATGGACCAACAATTTAAAAAAATCATTCAAAAAACTAAAGCTTGGAATCAAGGGACTGAACCTTTGGCCCATACTTTTGAAGGGGCCCTTTTTAAGGACTCTGCGTGGCCGTTTGCCTTTGATGAATCAGTGACCACTGAATCAGCAATGAAACAAACGATTGCTCCCACTACTGCACCTGTAGCGTCTCCAGCAAAAACTGCTATGAAAGTAGAACCTAAAGTTGCATTAAAAGCAGATGCACTGTCATTGGTGTTATTTGTGGGTGATTCGTACGTTGAAGCTAGCGGTGAAGATCTTCTAGGGAAAATGATTGTCGCAATGAAATTGCGCCCAGGAGAGTTCAATAGAGTGCCTTTCAATGAGAAGCTGGAAGATGTGAACGATCTTGCAAAAAATCTTACTGAACCCTCTGCTGAAACAATCGAATTGTTAGAACAAATCAAAAAGTTTAAACCGAACATTGTCGTCAGTCTTGGAGCGACAGTAACTAATATTTTGTTAGGAAAGAGAGAGAAATTGTCAGGTATTCACGGACAGTTTTTCGATAAAACTCTGACTCTTAATAATGAATCATATACTTATCAGGTCATGCCGATTTTTCACCCTGATTTCCTTATCATTAATCCCAATATGAAACGCACTGCCTGGATTGATCTACAAAAAGTAATGGAGCGTGTAGGGAAGATTTGA
- a CDS encoding SpoIID/LytB domain-containing protein has translation MLKLFFITLLIVISSVQEAFSGPVVSVRIGKSLKNIHVTGLDLKRHLIFNNDFKSYTGKKTVKFNCETYTTLNNQRNKPILLATLESPTGLLSYENVKYQGLFKVVTNPKGDSCDIINDIPMEAYISSLLTKEMNSKWPIEALKAQAVAARSYALHKMKSQQVSKELGSEAFYDLESSEKHQVSGAFFDSTPSTVLAASETRGEVLLTADGQLRPIFFNSKCGGKTLRPDQVWHNREPSYQSVNCPFCHNIGPKSWSKWISQDRMKDFFRWASEKKILQEKLESNFSSVVLVPDNIDKFTVNFYINDRPYIVEKAALRRFFGNVLFPSNSFALEVKHGNFTAYGEGLGHGVGLCQMGAFAMARMGWSYKKILAHYFPEHVLKKMY, from the coding sequence ATGCTCAAACTTTTTTTCATCACACTACTAATCGTCATTAGTTCGGTTCAGGAAGCATTCAGCGGCCCGGTCGTCAGTGTACGCATTGGTAAATCCTTAAAAAATATTCACGTCACCGGATTAGATTTAAAAAGACACTTAATCTTTAATAACGATTTTAAAAGTTACACTGGTAAAAAAACAGTGAAGTTTAATTGTGAAACTTATACGACATTAAACAACCAAAGAAATAAACCTATCCTACTGGCGACTCTTGAGTCTCCAACAGGTTTGTTGTCCTATGAAAATGTAAAGTACCAGGGTCTCTTTAAAGTTGTGACAAATCCTAAAGGGGATAGTTGTGACATCATTAATGATATTCCAATGGAAGCTTATATCAGTTCACTTCTAACGAAAGAGATGAACTCTAAGTGGCCGATTGAAGCGCTAAAAGCACAAGCTGTCGCAGCTAGAAGTTATGCTCTTCATAAAATGAAAAGTCAGCAGGTAAGTAAAGAGCTTGGTAGTGAAGCGTTTTATGATTTAGAGAGTTCAGAAAAGCATCAGGTGAGTGGGGCCTTCTTTGATTCAACTCCATCAACTGTTCTTGCAGCAAGTGAAACCAGAGGTGAAGTTTTATTAACCGCAGATGGCCAGCTTCGTCCGATTTTTTTCAATTCAAAATGTGGCGGTAAAACACTGAGACCTGATCAGGTCTGGCACAATCGCGAACCAAGTTATCAATCAGTGAACTGTCCATTCTGTCACAATATCGGACCTAAGAGCTGGAGCAAGTGGATCAGTCAGGATCGTATGAAAGACTTCTTTAGATGGGCAAGCGAAAAGAAAATTCTGCAAGAAAAGTTAGAGTCTAATTTTTCTTCGGTTGTTCTTGTTCCGGATAATATCGATAAATTCACAGTTAATTTTTATATTAACGACAGGCCTTATATAGTTGAGAAGGCCGCACTTCGAAGATTTTTTGGAAATGTATTGTTTCCATCAAACTCTTTTGCACTAGAAGTTAAACATGGAAACTTCACAGCGTACGGCGAAGGCCTGGGACATGGAGTTGGTTTATGCCAAATGGGTGCTTTTGCCATGGCCCGCATGGGTTGGTCTTATAAAAAAATCCTCGCACACTACTTTCCTGAACACGTTCTGAAAAAGATGTATTAG
- a CDS encoding N-acetylmuramoyl-L-alanine amidase family protein, with protein sequence MTLLKSLFILSASLFMLTRAEALTILIDPGHGGEEDGAVATTQGEAVPRVIKEKDIALSIAKRIHELLQQKNYSVYLTRSIDRTVTLPERASIAEKTRADLFISVHINSSPEGGAVGFETYYLDNHNDVAIKKVEKTENIQSDGENIVVQQILVDLVVDQTVSTSKPLAESIHSELKSDVGRKYKIPSRGVKPGLFYVLALSKRPGVLLEVGFISTQKERVRMMDPKFQDTYARAVVKGIENYIKKRNAKATPRQYIKKKK encoded by the coding sequence ATGACATTACTGAAATCACTTTTTATTTTGAGCGCCAGTCTCTTTATGCTTACCCGAGCAGAAGCATTGACCATTCTTATTGACCCCGGACATGGCGGTGAAGAAGATGGTGCTGTGGCAACCACTCAAGGTGAAGCTGTTCCTCGAGTTATTAAAGAAAAAGATATCGCGCTTTCAATCGCCAAGAGAATTCACGAACTTCTTCAGCAGAAAAATTACAGCGTCTATTTAACGAGAAGTATTGATCGTACAGTGACTCTTCCTGAGCGCGCCTCAATTGCTGAGAAGACCAGAGCAGATCTTTTCATCTCAGTTCATATCAACTCAAGTCCTGAAGGTGGAGCGGTTGGTTTTGAAACGTATTATTTAGATAACCATAATGATGTCGCGATTAAAAAAGTTGAGAAGACAGAGAACATTCAAAGTGACGGCGAGAATATTGTTGTCCAACAAATTTTGGTTGATCTGGTTGTCGATCAAACAGTGAGCACTTCAAAACCCCTCGCTGAAAGTATCCATTCTGAATTAAAAAGTGATGTGGGAAGAAAATATAAAATTCCAAGCCGTGGTGTGAAGCCAGGATTGTTTTATGTTTTAGCTCTTTCTAAAAGACCCGGTGTTCTTCTTGAAGTGGGATTCATTTCTACTCAGAAAGAAAGAGTGCGCATGATGGACCCGAAATTTCAAGACACTTATGCCAGAGCGGTAGTGAAGGGAATTGAGAATTACATCAAAAAGAGAAATGCGAAAGCGACGCCCAGACAATATATCAAAAAGAAGAAATAA